The following nucleotide sequence is from Glycine max cultivar Williams 82 chromosome 9, Glycine_max_v4.0, whole genome shotgun sequence.
GATTCTTGTGTATGAAATTTTGAGTTCTTAGATGGAATTGTTGGTGCTTGGAGCTATTTtagaaagaatttgaaaaattaatatttttttaaccaaaataattttattaatcaagAAACGAGATCATAGGCTATTACAAGGTGTGGTTATTAATATTGGTctctaaattattaaatattaaatattttaaaattatttttaattattaactaaattttaatatttttgtaaaaaaactaaatttaatatttaaattttaactttttaaatatgtatttaaaaattaaattttatatgtaataaaaattgaattgcttccttcaaacaaaaaatttaaaatttagaaaaattaaattacttcatccaaacaaaatatttatgaaataaagGAAATTTAATTCATAACATTTCAAATTTCTTCCATTCTTGAAATTCTCTGTCCAAAACACAAGTAATGGGAGGTAATTGATTCAATAGTGGGAGTGCCTCATGTGGAGTCATTGTTGAAAAATTTGGAGATAAAAGGTAAACAAAAttgtcttttgatttttattataaaattatatttttttttatataatttatcttcagaccaatattttaatttgagaacTTTTGTCGTTTGTGCTGTAAAAGTAAAAATGGTTTTTTGCAACCTTTGAAACTATGACCTGCTGTTGGCGCAACAGATTAGATTACAGATATATTGGATTTGGATGGGAGACTAATGCGCAACAGATTAGATTTCAGGTGTTTTGGCCTCAGGTTAACGGGATTTTGCTAATTCTTAAGTACTAAATGAGACTATAAAAACGTGTATTAAAACACTCTTGAAtatttagaattaattatttaattaaaggaGTTTAGTTCATTTAGTTCAACAAATTAGTTAAACAAATTATATGagttgttataattatttttgatttATATAGAAGAAAAGAATTCTCTCATAAGGGATTTATGTAAAATGTGAAGGAGACTCAATGAAATGTGAATGATTAATGCTTTAGTTGAGATGTTTATTTCACTAATTTACAACCTTTCTCTGGACACTATTTGAAATAGATCAAATTAGTTTAGTTGACTAAAATAGATCAAATTATTTTTCCCCACAAAATCAAACCAATCCAATTTGCTAATATCCCTAATTGTAATACAATAAGTTAtagaaaccaaataaaaaaacattaatttcatatataaatttttaaaaaatatgtttatgatCTTTATacatgtaattattttcaatttagtaTAACATTTTACAATAATTCTACTAATTTTAGTGTTACGACAGCACTAAATTTTTCgaggattattatttttttaatacaaataaaaaccaTTTTTCTCTAATAAGATAAATTGatgtgtaaaaagaaaaatttaattgttattgttattattattattattattattattattattattattattattattattattattattattattattattattattattattattattattattattatttaagaaaacCTGGAATCTACACtacacaaaagaaaattaaagtaatCTGAACCGTTGGATCAACTGCGTCCTCTACCTATATATACATTCTTTATCTCTTCCGAACGCCCTACTTCTCAAGAAAATTAGGGTTTGCAGTCACTGCTTTGTTTAGATCAGAACCAGATCGTGTTCTCTTCTTCCATTGGCAAACATGGCAACTCAAATGAGCAAGAAGAGAAAGGTCAGTGGTACAATGAAtctatgaatttttattttattttttctattgtgTTTGAAAGTGAAACTGTAAATTGAATAGTGTTATTAATGTGCAGTTTGTGGCGGATGGAGTGTTCTTCGCCGAACTGAACGAGGTTCTGACACGTGAGTTGGCGGAGGACGGTTACTCCGGCGTGGAGGTTAGGGTTACGCCGATGCGCACCGAGATTATCATCAGAGCCACCAGAACCCAAGCCGTTCTCGGTGCGTTTGTTTCTGTAACCTTCCGTTAAATTTGTGGGATcgaattttcattcataaattagttccatgaattgtgttgtttTGATTGTATATATAGGTGAGAAGGGAAGGAGAATTAGGGAACTTACCTCAGTGGTGCAGAAGAGGTTCAAATTTCCCGAGAACAGTGTCGAGCTTTATGCTGAGAAGGTCAACAACAGAGGCCTCTGTGCCATTGCTCAGGCCGAGTCGCTTCGCTACAAGCTTCTCGGTGGCCTCGCTGTTCGCAGGTATAACATGTTACTCTGCTAATGCATTCTTCTAGTTTGTGATGTGATTTATCATTAGGCAAGGATTTTAGGTTTAGTTATTACGAATTTGTTGATTACTTGTTTTAATGTTTATGTTTCATCATGGTGGATTAATGTAAAAGCAAGATCACctgtttatattatttgatttggtttaacaatttatttactgGTAATTTTACTATTGTTGTTCATAGTTGTATACCTAGTCCTAGATGTTAACCGGGCATTCTTAAAGGGAAAGCTGAATACAAAAGTTAAAACAGAATGGTGTATTTCATATTTCCACCGCTTAATCAAAGCCGAGTACAAAAGGGAGCATTTATAATAGCTGCCCTGCCCTTATCAATACAACTGGCAAAGGATGAAAAACAgaataacaaactaacaaaaaaatttctgcTGTTGTAAcagaatgaaaagataaaaacaaatatcaaaaacaGATATATCCTAATACCCCCCCTCAAACTCAAGGTGGAGAGTTGCTAGAGAAATGCTGCACATTGAGTTTGCCTCTTAAAAACTCAAATCTAGCTGAGGAAAGAGGCTTGGTTAGTATATCAGCCCATTGATCcaaggctggaatatgataaatgaGAAGCTGTTTGGACAAGACCTTTTCTCTCACAAAGAAGACATCAATCTCCATATGCTTAGTTTTACTGTGAAAAACAGGATTGTGAGCAATAGCTACTGCACTCTGATTGTCACATAGCAGCATAGGAGTAGAGAAGGGAACCTGGAGTTCCTGTAACAGAGCCTGAACCCAAGTTAACTCAGCTGAGGTTTGAGCTATACTGCGATATTCAGCTTCAGTACTTGATCGAGCTGTAACTTGTTGTTTTCTTGACCACCAAGAGATCAAATTAGGACCTAAGAAAATGGCAGAGCCAGAGGTTGATCTTCTGTCATCAACATCAgaagcccaatcagcatcacacaTGGCTGTAATGGATAAAGGTTTCCCAACAGCAGCAGGTTTCATGAGAAGACCATGGGAGATGGTGCCCTTAAGATACCTTAGGATTCTCTTGACTGTCCCCCAATGAGTGTCTTAAGGGATTTGTCATGAATTGGCAAACTTTATTAACAGCAAAGGCAATTTCTGGTCTTGTTAGAGTAACATATTGTAAAGCACCTACTATAGATCTGTAAAGAGTAGGATCCTGAAATAAATCACCACCAGTTTTGGATAGTTTTCAAGAAGAGGCCATAGGAGAAGGAATAGAATGAGCTTCAGCCATGTGAGTCCTATGCAGGAGGTCTCTAACGTACTTGCTTTGAGTCATGAGAAGAGACCTATCAGGTAGATATTTGATCTCAATACCTAAGAAATAGTCTAATTGACCTAACTGTTTGAGAGAGAATGTAGAATTAAGTTGAGTTGTAATCTGTTGGATGAGAGAAGATGAGCTGCCAGTGAGGATAATATCATCCACATATACTAGAAGAAAAATAGTGTGAGCTTGATGCTTATACATGAACAAAGATGGATCACACTTGCTAGCTTGAAACCCAAACTGAATCAATGTAATTTTCAGTCGATCAAACCACTGCCTTGGTGCTTGTTTTAGCCCATAAAGGGCCTTGTTAAGCTTACAAACAAGGGATTTGTCTTCAACTTCAAATCCTGGAGGTTGCACCATGTAAACTGTTTCTTCTAAAAGACCATTGAGGAAGACATTATTCACATCCAACTGAAACAACTCCCAATTATTAGTAAGGGCAAGAGTAATTATAAGCCTAATAGTGATAGGTTTAACAACAGGAGAAAATGTCTCATGAAAGTCAAAACCATGAACTTGGTGAAAGCCCTTGGCCACTAACCGAGCTTTGTACTTGTTGATGGACCCATCTGCATTTTCTTTGATCCGGAAAACCCATTTACACCCTACTGCCTTTCTATTAGAGGGCAAGGGAACTAAATCCCAGGTGTGATTTTTTAGTAGGGCAGCATATTCAAATTGCATGGCAGAAAGCCAATTTGGATCAGCAAGAGCTTGTTTAACACCTTTCGGTTCATTATGAGCCAAGAATAATGAATGATGAATTTGAGGATTATGTATCCCTGATTTGGACCTAGTTTGCATAGGATGAACATTGGTAGTTCTAGGAACAGGTTCAAAGGATTCCTGAGGGGAAGAGGAATCAGATTCAGGCTGTGACACTGATGTAGGACTGGTTTCAGTATTATGGAGACTGTTATTTGAGGACAAAATAGGTTGCTCTGAAGGAACAGCAGCAGAGCTGGGAGAGGAATTAGAAGGCTGATATGTAGGAGTAAGAGAGGTCAAATGGGAGTTATGACAAGGTGGAGACAAGTCAGGATTAAgtgtaaaatatttagaaaaagagATATCCTGAGGGGGACTTTGGttgaaaatatcataaaatgGAAATCgcatttcattaaaaatgacaTCTTTGGAAATGTAAATTTTGCCTGAAGCAAACAAACATTTATAGCCTTTGTGGGAAGAGGAATACCCTAGAAACACACATTCTTGTGATCTGAAATCAAGTTTGTGGCAAATTGGGATTCACCCAAGTGTTGGAAGTTTTGTTGGTGGGCTGCGAAGGATTAATTTGCACAGGTTGTAGAGTATGGGGATCATAGAGCACAAGCGACTCATGAGGGTGATAATTTGAATCAGCCCTGTAAAAACAAATGTTAGCAGTGTGACCATATTTCAAGCAAATTTGGCATTGGAAGTTCGCAAAGCGTCCTCCACGGCCCCTTCCATGACCGCCACCACGACGACCACTGTTGTTGTCACGGCCTCCACCATCGCGGCCATATCCACCACTAGAGTTATTGCGAGTGCTAGAATCATTTGAGTTAGAAAACACATACCCTTGAGAGTAATTGACAGAGGGGGCAAATGAGTGTTTACGAAATCTGTTGGCTCGAGATTCATGTGCAAGAAGGAGAGCCTCAACTTCAGAGACCGGAGGAGTCTCAAACTTGCTTTCAATAATAGAGATCACTAGTGCATAATCCTGTGTTAGGCCTTCAAGAATGGCATCGACGTGTTCGTCATGAGGTACCGGATTGTCGACACCTGCGAGTTCATCAACAATGTTTTTGATTTGGGATAAGAACTCACGCATTGTCTTGCTGTCAAGGGTGGTGGAGCGAAGGTCAGTGCGAAGTTGACGGGCACATGCCTTCGTCTGCATATGAAAGTATTCATGAATTTTGTCTCAGACTTGATACGAGTGAAGCGAGCCAATGACTCGAGAGAGAATGGGCTTCGACAATGTTGATTGAAGCCATGTGAGGAGCGTTTGGTATTGGACTTCCCAAGCCTCATATGCGGGATTCACTTTGTTCGCAATGCGATCTTCATCAGTGAGATAACGCTGAGGAATTGAAGGATTAACGACAAATCGTTGAAGCTTGTGGGATTTGATGACAGGTTCAATTTGCTGTTTCAAGTTTCTCAGCAATTAAGTTAGGAAAAGATTGAGGCACAGAAAAGGAAGGATTTGAGGTAGCCATAgatgaaaagaagagatgggcttaaaaaaaattagggtttatCACTGGACCAAATGGCTCTGGATATCATCTTAAAGGGAAAGTTGAATACAAAAGTTAAAACAGAATGGTGTATTTCATATTTCCACCGCTTAATCAAAGCTGAGTACAAAAGGGAGCATTTATAATAGCTTCCCTGCCCTTATCAATACAGCTGGCAAAGCATGAAAAACAgaataacaaactaacaaaaaatattctGCTGTTGTAAcagaataaaaagataaaaacaaatataaaaaacagaTATATCCTAATAGGCATTAAGTACATTGGGGACTACTTGATTATACAATGATTGAATCCCTAATACCAACTCTCCCTTGCATGGTGTTAAATGCTTTGTTcataatcaaagaaaaaattgcATATGAAGCCTTCACAACATGATAGCTGCTTCTATGCAACCTGTTATATGCTGAGACAAAAATTGTATTCTTTTGCTTCTTTATTGTTTGTTGGCTAATTGTAATACACTGAGGATTTCTTTTAGTTTTGGCTATACTTATGTAAGATGGTACCTTGGTGTTTAATGGTAGTGTGTACCTTGAGGTGGTATGTGGTAGCTTCTCATTTTAGGCCTGTGTTTCTGTAGCAACATGTTTCCATATTTTTCTTTACTAATGTGCTTTTATGTCCTGGgtgtttttaaattttcctTGTCTATTTGTGTGAATACAATTCTTCTGCATCCCTGTAGCAAAATTATAATCTCTATGTATCTTAAACTATTTATTTCAGGGCTTGCTATGGTGTTTTAAGATTTGTGATGGAAAGTGGGGCCAAAGGATGCGAGGTTTGTTTTATGGACTCCTAATATTGTATTGCTTTATGTAATGGTTTGGTTGTAATTGTTGTTTGACTTGAGCAGGTCATTGTTAGTGGAAAACTGAGAGCTCAGAGAGCCAAGTCCATGAAATTCAAGGATGGATACATGATTTCTTCTGGACAACCTGTCAAGGATTACATTGACTCAGCAGTGAGACATGTGCTACTAAGAcaggtttgttttttttttttttttctacatagCCACCTGATTGATTTTCTTTCAGCACTAGGATTTTCATGTTGTtggctcattttttttcttaatggatTGATGTTGCTAAATGCAAAAAGATTTTTCTTCATTGTCCTATAGGGTGTTCTTGGTATCAAGGTTAAGATCATGCTTGATTGGGATCCTAAAGGGAAACAGGGTCCTAAAACTCCCCTTCCTGATCTTGTCACGATCCACACTCCAAAGGAGGAAGAAGAATACAACCGGCCTCCTGCTGTGTTGGCAAATGATATTGAGGTGGTTCCCGTTGCTTGAAATGTTTTTGATTGCTTGGAATAGTAACGGGTAGTATTTGAGTTCCTAGTATGCAATCCTTGTTGGGAAAGACTAGTTCAAAGTTTTGGTAGTTTCTTGACAGTTTATGAAATTGCTACTAAGTACAAAGTATTTAAgcatcaattgattttttttattattatttaactctACATGTGCTGAGCAGTTCAAATTGTGTTAGTGGTTTATAATGTCATTGGTTTgggtatgttttattttccttgtTCTAATGCTGTTAAACAATTTTTGGACGcgcatgtaaatttttttttaaaaaaacttgattatttatagttaaaaaagaaattaaaataatttatttttattgatttcatACTTGTACAACCTTTCAAGTGTTTTACGATGATTTTTTAATGCGTTATGAAAGAGTTGGCAAGTTGTAATTGGCAAACATCGTTAGACATTGTTTCCAGAATGTTTGTCAAACCCTTTGTCTGAGGCTAAAAAGTATAAGGGGCTATTTCAttacagtttttaaaaatagttttcagtTTTCTAAAATTAGAAAACTTGTTTgagtgataaattttaaaaaaactaatctcttaatagtttttaaaagaaaagaaaagtgaaaacaaattttagatGCTTTCGTTGtcaatttttcatttctctttcaaaaacttgaaaacacagAAAATAGATAGTTGTAATTAATGGATTTACGGTAATTATCGAAACTAACATAAAATGTATGTAGTCACTCTTCCTTGCTGACAAGTGTTAAAAAGAACTTCTGCCATTCATAGCATATAAACATGGGCTTTACAATcctcaagaaagaaaaattgtagAAAATTAGTCAAACATAATATAGTTAACCGATGAAACAATAATTAATCGATATtcaatcttatttaaaaaaatgatgaatctGATTGTAAGAATTCAATCCAATGAAATAATCTAatgcaagtattttttttggtacattgttttcttgagatgaaaaaaataaaataaaaacattttggtATATCTAAtgcaagtattttattttttcatctcaAACAATTTTCGACGCAAAAATGATCAAATAGAATTATTTTCTCAaagctttttaaaaatcttcaaaatatttttaaaatgaaaaggcAAAGGAGAATCAAACATGTCACGTGGATGCACAGTAAATGACACAACAGCTCAAc
It contains:
- the LOC100808705 gene encoding 40S ribosomal protein S3; translated protein: MATQMSKKRKFVADGVFFAELNEVLTRELAEDGYSGVEVRVTPMRTEIIIRATRTQAVLGEKGRRIRELTSVVQKRFKFPENSVELYAEKVNNRGLCAIAQAESLRYKLLGGLAVRRACYGVLRFVMESGAKGCEVIVSGKLRAQRAKSMKFKDGYMISSGQPVKDYIDSAVRHVLLRQGVLGIKVKIMLDWDPKGKQGPKTPLPDLVTIHTPKEEEEYNRPPAVLANDIEVVPVA